Proteins from a genomic interval of Quercus robur chromosome 9, dhQueRobu3.1, whole genome shotgun sequence:
- the LOC126700253 gene encoding uncharacterized protein LOC126700253 isoform X3, with protein sequence MTPANLAGQFGDTTYTKVFVGGLAWETQKETMKKYFEQFGEILEAVVITDKATGRSKGYGFVTFREPEAAMRACVDAAPVIDGRRANCNLASLGVQRSKPSTPKNGGGGGGGGGGRNFRVMGSFQTGFGGAVGTAFPSAATFPHYAIQQGIPYNLYGYSPYSPDYTYPTSYYSVYGGTTAQYPMYGTGPAGGMITGAAAAAAAFYPYLQFGEGSGGAAATGYTSGQTGYGVNYPHHLFQYSALNSATGGYPQHYGASMSLAPTPALQSGVTMALHAPIPHR encoded by the exons ATGACTCCAGCTAATTTGGCAGGGCAGTTTGGTGATACAACTTATACCAAGGTATTTGTTGGAGGCTTGGCTTGGGAAACCCAGAAGGAGACCATGAAGAAATACTTTGAACAGTTTGGTGAGATCTTGGAGGCTGTTGTCATCACTGACAAAGCCACTGGAAGATCCAAAGGCTACGGATTT GTAACTTTTCGAGAACCCGAAGCTGCCATGAGAGCTTGTGTTGATGCTGCTCCAGTGATAGATGGTAGGAGAGCTAACTGCAATCTTGCTTCTTTGGGTGTTCAAAGATCCAAACCTTCAACACCAAAGAATG gaggaggaggtggaggaggaggaggaggcaGGAACTTTAGGGTAATGGGGTCATTTCAGACAGGGTTTGGCGGGGCAGTGGGAACAGCTTTTCCTTCAGCAGCAACCTTCCCTCATTATGCTATCCAACAAGGGATTCCTTACAATCTTTATGG GTACTCTCCATACTCGCCAGACTACACTTACCCTACG AGCTACTACAGCGTGTATGGTGGAACAACCGCCCAATATCCCATGTATGGAACGGGGCCAGCTGGGGGGATGATTACTGGTGCGGCGGCAGCAGCTGCAGCATTCTACCCATATCTCCAGTTCGGAGAAGGGAGCGGTGGAGCAGCTGCCACTGGCTATACTTCTGGACAGACCGGTTATGGTGTCAATTACCCACACCACCTCTTTCAGTATTCAGCCCTCAACTCAGCAACTGGGGGGTACCCACAGCATTATGGTGCATCCATGTCTCTTGCACCTACACCTGCCTTGCAATCAG GCGTGACCATGGCTCTTCATGCACCAATTCCTCATCGCTAG
- the LOC126700253 gene encoding uncharacterized protein LOC126700253 isoform X1 → MTPANLAGQFGDTTYTKVFVGGLAWETQKETMKKYFEQFGEILEAVVITDKATGRSKGYGFVTFREPEAAMRACVDAAPVIDGRRANCNLASLGVQRSKPSTPKNEMKWSAGGGGGGGGGGRNFRVMGSFQTGFGGAVGTAFPSAATFPHYAIQQGIPYNLYGYSPYSPDYTYPTSYYSVYGGTTAQYPMYGTGPAGGMITGAAAAAAAFYPYLQFGEGSGGAAATGYTSGQTGYGVNYPHHLFQYSALNSATGGYPQHYGASMSLAPTPALQSGVTMALHAPIPHR, encoded by the exons ATGACTCCAGCTAATTTGGCAGGGCAGTTTGGTGATACAACTTATACCAAGGTATTTGTTGGAGGCTTGGCTTGGGAAACCCAGAAGGAGACCATGAAGAAATACTTTGAACAGTTTGGTGAGATCTTGGAGGCTGTTGTCATCACTGACAAAGCCACTGGAAGATCCAAAGGCTACGGATTT GTAACTTTTCGAGAACCCGAAGCTGCCATGAGAGCTTGTGTTGATGCTGCTCCAGTGATAGATGGTAGGAGAGCTAACTGCAATCTTGCTTCTTTGGGTGTTCAAAGATCCAAACCTTCAACACCAAAGAATG aAATGAAATGGAGTGCaggaggaggaggtggaggaggaggaggaggcaGGAACTTTAGGGTAATGGGGTCATTTCAGACAGGGTTTGGCGGGGCAGTGGGAACAGCTTTTCCTTCAGCAGCAACCTTCCCTCATTATGCTATCCAACAAGGGATTCCTTACAATCTTTATGG GTACTCTCCATACTCGCCAGACTACACTTACCCTACG AGCTACTACAGCGTGTATGGTGGAACAACCGCCCAATATCCCATGTATGGAACGGGGCCAGCTGGGGGGATGATTACTGGTGCGGCGGCAGCAGCTGCAGCATTCTACCCATATCTCCAGTTCGGAGAAGGGAGCGGTGGAGCAGCTGCCACTGGCTATACTTCTGGACAGACCGGTTATGGTGTCAATTACCCACACCACCTCTTTCAGTATTCAGCCCTCAACTCAGCAACTGGGGGGTACCCACAGCATTATGGTGCATCCATGTCTCTTGCACCTACACCTGCCTTGCAATCAG GCGTGACCATGGCTCTTCATGCACCAATTCCTCATCGCTAG
- the LOC126698221 gene encoding vacuolar protein sorting-associated protein 52 A isoform X2, which translates to MATTDLKNVVFDFGAFVGDLSVEEDGSSDDISLDGLEQELEECKNDDVVANILSEGTKLREYTKGVENNLRKVELDSIQDYIKESDNLVSLHDQIRECDRILSQMETLLSGFQVEIGSISSDIKVLQEKSMDMGLKLKNRKSAESKLAKFVEDIIVPPRMVDIVVDGEVNDEYMRTLEILSKKLKFVEVDPMVKASKALKDVQPELEKVRQKAVSKVFDFIVQKLYALRKPKTNIQILQQSVLLKYKYVISFLKEHGNEVYIEVRAAYIDTMNKVLSAHFRAYILALEKLQLDIATSSDLIGVETRSTGLFLRGREPLKNRSAVFALGERIKILKEIDEPALIPHIAEASSSKYPYEVLFRSLHKLLMDTATSEYHFCDDFFGEESIFYEIFAGPFAVIDEHFNSILPNCYDAIGLMLMIRIIHQHQLIMSRRRIPCLDSFLDKINISLWPRFKMVFDMHLNSLRSANVRTLWEDDVHPHYVMRRYAEFTASLIRLNVEYGDGQLDLNLERLRMAVDDLLIKLAKMFPKTKLQIVFLINNYDMTISILKEAAPEGKIQVHFEELLKSNTALFVEELLLVHFSDLIKFVKTRASEDPGSSSEKPITVAEVDPLVKDFASRWKAAIELMHKDVITSFSSLLCGMEILRAALTQLLLYYTRLSDCIKRIVGGSALNKDLVSISSIMYEIRKYSRTF; encoded by the exons ATGGCCACCACCGATTTG AAAAATGTAGTATTTGATTTTGGAGCGTTTGTTGGGGACTTGTCTGTGGAGGAGGATGGCAGCAG TGATGATATATCTTTGGATGGACTAGAGCAAGAACTGGAAGAATGCAAAAATGACGAT GTAGTTGCAAACATACTATCTGAAGGTACAAAATTAAGGGAGTATACAAAGGGGGTTGAGAACAATTTACGGAAAGTTGAATTGGACTCGATTCAG GATTACATAAAAGAAAGCGATAATTTAGTGTCGCTTCATGATCAAATTCGTGAATGTGACAGAATCTTGTCACAGATGGAAACTCTCCTCAGTGGATTTCAA GTTGAAATTGGTTCCATAAGTTCAGACATAAAAGTCCTCCAAGAGAAGTCTATGGATATGGGCCTGAAGCTTAAGAATCGTAAG TCGGCAGAATCAAAATTGGCAAAGTTTGTCGAAGACATTATAGTCCCTCCAAGAATGGTTGACATAGTCGTTGACGGAGAG GTCAATGATGAATACATGAGAACTCTTGAGATTCTGAGCAAGAAGCTGAAGTTTGTAGAAGTGGATCCTATGGTCAAAGCTTCAAAAGCTCTGAAAGACGTTCAACCTGAGCTTGAAAAAGTTAGGCAGAAAGCAGTTTCAAAG GTGTTTGACTTCATTGTTCAGAAGCTTTATGCATTgagaaaacccaaaacaaatatCCAGATCCTTCAACAAAGTGTTCTTTTAAAGTACAA GTATGTTATTTCCTTCCTCAAAGAACATGGCAATGAGGTATATATTGAGGTCCGTGCAGCGTACATCGACACAATGAACAAG GTCCTAAGTGCACATTTCCGGGCTTATATTCTGGCCCTTGAGAAACTACAGTTGGATATAGCAACATCTAGTGATTTGATTGGGGTTGAGACAAGAAGCACTGGCCTTTTTTTAAGAGGAAGGGAACCGCTGAAGAACCGCTCTGCTGTTTTTGCTCTGGGGGAGAGGATAAAAATTCTTAAG GAAATTGATGAACCTGCATTAATTCCTCATATTGCTGAAGCCAGCTCCAGCAAGTACCCGTACGAGGTCCTCTTCAGGAGTTTGCACAAGCTGCTTATGGATACTGCTACTTCTGA GTATCATTTCTGTGATGACTTCTTTGGCGAGGAGTccatattttatgaaatttttgcaG GTCCATTTGCTGTTATTGATGAACACTTCAATTCAATACTTCCAAATTGTTATGATGCTATTGGCCTAATGCTCATGATTCGGATAATACATCAGCACCAG CTCATAATGTCTCGGCGGCGGATTCCATGCTTGGATTCGTTTTTAGACAAG ATCAATATCTCCCTATGGCCTCGTTTTAAGATGGTATTTGATATGCACCTCAACAGCCTACGCAGTGCAAATGTGAGGACATTGTGGGAAGATGATGTTCATCCTCACTATGTCATGAGACGTTATGCTGAATTCACAGCTTCACTGATCCGCCTTAATGTTGAATATGGAGATGGGCAG CTTGATTTGAATTTGGAACGACTTAGAATGGCTGTTGATGACTTGCTAATCAAGCTTGCAAAAATgttcccaaaaacaaaactacaaaTTGTGTTTCTGATAAACAACTATGACATGACTATTTCTATTCTGAAG GAAGCTGCTCCAGAAGGGAAAATTCAAGTGCACTTTGAGGAATTGCTGAAGAGCAACACAGCATTATTTGTG GAAGAACTGCTACTGGTGCATTTTAGCGACTTAATAAAGTTTGTAAAGACCCGAGCCT CGGAGGATCCAGGTTCTAGTTCTGAGAAGCCCATAACTGTTGCCGAAGTTGACCCACTTGTGAAGGACTTTGCAAGTAGATGGAAAGCTGCAATAGAGCTGATGCACAAAGATGTTATAACTTCTTTCAGTAGCTTACTGTGTGGTATGGAAATTTTGAGGGCTGCATTGACTCAACTACTGCTATATTATACCAGGCTCTCAGATTGCATAAAAAGGATTGTTGGTGGGTCTGCACTCAACAAGGATCTTGTGTCAATATCTTCAATCATGTATGAGATAAGGAAATACTCGAGGACCTTCTAA
- the LOC126700253 gene encoding uncharacterized protein LOC126700253 isoform X2 — translation MTPANLAGQFGDTTYTKVFVGGLAWETQKETMKKYFEQFGEILEAVVITDKATGRSKGYGFVTFREPEAAMRACVDAAPVIDGRRANCNLASLGVQRSKPSTPKNEMKWSAGGGGGGGGGGRNFRVMGSFQTGFGGAVGTAFPSAATFPHYAIQQGIPYNLYGYSPYSPDYTYPTSYYSVYGGTTAQYPMYGTGPAGGMITGAAAAAAAFYPYLQFGEGSGGAAATGYTSGQTGYGVNYPHHLFQYSALNSATGGYPQHYGASMSLAPTPALQSVCFAVPQA, via the exons ATGACTCCAGCTAATTTGGCAGGGCAGTTTGGTGATACAACTTATACCAAGGTATTTGTTGGAGGCTTGGCTTGGGAAACCCAGAAGGAGACCATGAAGAAATACTTTGAACAGTTTGGTGAGATCTTGGAGGCTGTTGTCATCACTGACAAAGCCACTGGAAGATCCAAAGGCTACGGATTT GTAACTTTTCGAGAACCCGAAGCTGCCATGAGAGCTTGTGTTGATGCTGCTCCAGTGATAGATGGTAGGAGAGCTAACTGCAATCTTGCTTCTTTGGGTGTTCAAAGATCCAAACCTTCAACACCAAAGAATG aAATGAAATGGAGTGCaggaggaggaggtggaggaggaggaggaggcaGGAACTTTAGGGTAATGGGGTCATTTCAGACAGGGTTTGGCGGGGCAGTGGGAACAGCTTTTCCTTCAGCAGCAACCTTCCCTCATTATGCTATCCAACAAGGGATTCCTTACAATCTTTATGG GTACTCTCCATACTCGCCAGACTACACTTACCCTACG AGCTACTACAGCGTGTATGGTGGAACAACCGCCCAATATCCCATGTATGGAACGGGGCCAGCTGGGGGGATGATTACTGGTGCGGCGGCAGCAGCTGCAGCATTCTACCCATATCTCCAGTTCGGAGAAGGGAGCGGTGGAGCAGCTGCCACTGGCTATACTTCTGGACAGACCGGTTATGGTGTCAATTACCCACACCACCTCTTTCAGTATTCAGCCCTCAACTCAGCAACTGGGGGGTACCCACAGCATTATGGTGCATCCATGTCTCTTGCACCTACACCTGCCTTGCAATCAG TGTGTTTTGCTGTGCCACAGGCGTGA
- the LOC126698221 gene encoding vacuolar protein sorting-associated protein 52 A isoform X1, translated as MATTDLSYVEINGAQKNVVFDFGAFVGDLSVEEDGSSDDISLDGLEQELEECKNDDVVANILSEGTKLREYTKGVENNLRKVELDSIQDYIKESDNLVSLHDQIRECDRILSQMETLLSGFQVEIGSISSDIKVLQEKSMDMGLKLKNRKSAESKLAKFVEDIIVPPRMVDIVVDGEVNDEYMRTLEILSKKLKFVEVDPMVKASKALKDVQPELEKVRQKAVSKVFDFIVQKLYALRKPKTNIQILQQSVLLKYKYVISFLKEHGNEVYIEVRAAYIDTMNKVLSAHFRAYILALEKLQLDIATSSDLIGVETRSTGLFLRGREPLKNRSAVFALGERIKILKEIDEPALIPHIAEASSSKYPYEVLFRSLHKLLMDTATSEYHFCDDFFGEESIFYEIFAGPFAVIDEHFNSILPNCYDAIGLMLMIRIIHQHQLIMSRRRIPCLDSFLDKINISLWPRFKMVFDMHLNSLRSANVRTLWEDDVHPHYVMRRYAEFTASLIRLNVEYGDGQLDLNLERLRMAVDDLLIKLAKMFPKTKLQIVFLINNYDMTISILKEAAPEGKIQVHFEELLKSNTALFVEELLLVHFSDLIKFVKTRASEDPGSSSEKPITVAEVDPLVKDFASRWKAAIELMHKDVITSFSSLLCGMEILRAALTQLLLYYTRLSDCIKRIVGGSALNKDLVSISSIMYEIRKYSRTF; from the exons ATGGCCACCACCGATTTG TCATATGTTGAGATAAATGGTGCGCAGAAAAATGTAGTATTTGATTTTGGAGCGTTTGTTGGGGACTTGTCTGTGGAGGAGGATGGCAGCAG TGATGATATATCTTTGGATGGACTAGAGCAAGAACTGGAAGAATGCAAAAATGACGAT GTAGTTGCAAACATACTATCTGAAGGTACAAAATTAAGGGAGTATACAAAGGGGGTTGAGAACAATTTACGGAAAGTTGAATTGGACTCGATTCAG GATTACATAAAAGAAAGCGATAATTTAGTGTCGCTTCATGATCAAATTCGTGAATGTGACAGAATCTTGTCACAGATGGAAACTCTCCTCAGTGGATTTCAA GTTGAAATTGGTTCCATAAGTTCAGACATAAAAGTCCTCCAAGAGAAGTCTATGGATATGGGCCTGAAGCTTAAGAATCGTAAG TCGGCAGAATCAAAATTGGCAAAGTTTGTCGAAGACATTATAGTCCCTCCAAGAATGGTTGACATAGTCGTTGACGGAGAG GTCAATGATGAATACATGAGAACTCTTGAGATTCTGAGCAAGAAGCTGAAGTTTGTAGAAGTGGATCCTATGGTCAAAGCTTCAAAAGCTCTGAAAGACGTTCAACCTGAGCTTGAAAAAGTTAGGCAGAAAGCAGTTTCAAAG GTGTTTGACTTCATTGTTCAGAAGCTTTATGCATTgagaaaacccaaaacaaatatCCAGATCCTTCAACAAAGTGTTCTTTTAAAGTACAA GTATGTTATTTCCTTCCTCAAAGAACATGGCAATGAGGTATATATTGAGGTCCGTGCAGCGTACATCGACACAATGAACAAG GTCCTAAGTGCACATTTCCGGGCTTATATTCTGGCCCTTGAGAAACTACAGTTGGATATAGCAACATCTAGTGATTTGATTGGGGTTGAGACAAGAAGCACTGGCCTTTTTTTAAGAGGAAGGGAACCGCTGAAGAACCGCTCTGCTGTTTTTGCTCTGGGGGAGAGGATAAAAATTCTTAAG GAAATTGATGAACCTGCATTAATTCCTCATATTGCTGAAGCCAGCTCCAGCAAGTACCCGTACGAGGTCCTCTTCAGGAGTTTGCACAAGCTGCTTATGGATACTGCTACTTCTGA GTATCATTTCTGTGATGACTTCTTTGGCGAGGAGTccatattttatgaaatttttgcaG GTCCATTTGCTGTTATTGATGAACACTTCAATTCAATACTTCCAAATTGTTATGATGCTATTGGCCTAATGCTCATGATTCGGATAATACATCAGCACCAG CTCATAATGTCTCGGCGGCGGATTCCATGCTTGGATTCGTTTTTAGACAAG ATCAATATCTCCCTATGGCCTCGTTTTAAGATGGTATTTGATATGCACCTCAACAGCCTACGCAGTGCAAATGTGAGGACATTGTGGGAAGATGATGTTCATCCTCACTATGTCATGAGACGTTATGCTGAATTCACAGCTTCACTGATCCGCCTTAATGTTGAATATGGAGATGGGCAG CTTGATTTGAATTTGGAACGACTTAGAATGGCTGTTGATGACTTGCTAATCAAGCTTGCAAAAATgttcccaaaaacaaaactacaaaTTGTGTTTCTGATAAACAACTATGACATGACTATTTCTATTCTGAAG GAAGCTGCTCCAGAAGGGAAAATTCAAGTGCACTTTGAGGAATTGCTGAAGAGCAACACAGCATTATTTGTG GAAGAACTGCTACTGGTGCATTTTAGCGACTTAATAAAGTTTGTAAAGACCCGAGCCT CGGAGGATCCAGGTTCTAGTTCTGAGAAGCCCATAACTGTTGCCGAAGTTGACCCACTTGTGAAGGACTTTGCAAGTAGATGGAAAGCTGCAATAGAGCTGATGCACAAAGATGTTATAACTTCTTTCAGTAGCTTACTGTGTGGTATGGAAATTTTGAGGGCTGCATTGACTCAACTACTGCTATATTATACCAGGCTCTCAGATTGCATAAAAAGGATTGTTGGTGGGTCTGCACTCAACAAGGATCTTGTGTCAATATCTTCAATCATGTATGAGATAAGGAAATACTCGAGGACCTTCTAA